The following is a genomic window from Nomascus leucogenys isolate Asia chromosome 25, Asia_NLE_v1, whole genome shotgun sequence.
TAAATCCCCAAACCAAAGCCTAAGCCCGCTCCGTGTAAAAGCGAAGGGGGTTTACGCACCGACACCGGGCGGCCACCTGGTTCCCGCGTGCCCGCTGGCCGGAAGTCGGCCCACCGGGACCGGCGCGGGACCAGCGCGGCACCGCCCCTcaccgccccgccccgccccacgaCGTCTTCCCTGCCCCACTGGTCCGCGCGGCCCTGGGTCTCCGCGGCAAGCAGAATCTAGTCTGATTCCCTCCCGCCCTGGGCGCGGCCTGACTGCTCCCCAGCCGAGACACCCAAGCCCTAGCACGTTTATTAATGTGACAGTGGTACGGGGTGCCACGCAGTGTTTCCAGGAGCTCCGAGTGGGAGCGCCAAAATGCTAAACCCATTCTTAGCCAATTGTGCGCCGCTCACGAGTCAGAGCTGACCAGCTACCGCGGAAAAATCTCGTGACACGCCTGACTCCTGATGCACCAGGCTTTGAATGCTGGTCGCTTAGGACATCCGGcctattgctaaaaaaaaaaaaatgaggctggtTATAGAACGCACTGGGGGAGACACAGGGCAACAGCGAGTTCTTCCTCTCACATCCCAGTGGGGGCGGGGGCTGAAAAATTCTCTCCCGGATGCATATCCCTGTCGAAACTGAACTTGGCGCCACCTGAGAGCGCCTGGAAGCCCTGTGTTAAACACCGGGTTGCCCTTCTTGCTCTTCTTCCTCTTGGCCTTTAATCTCAGGCGCTTAGCAAGCCTCTTAAGGCTCCCAAACAGTGCTGCGGACCGACAACTTAGGCGGACACGGTCGTCTCGAGAGAGACGGCTCCTGTAATGGCGCCTGCGTCAGACACTAACATGGCGGACATAGTCGTGCGCGGCGCAAACGTCAGCACCTCTACCCCAGCCGCTCAGAAACAGCAGAGGAGAGCAGGGCCGTGCTCACTGATTGGTCCCTCGGTGGAGCGGGCGGGACCGTGCGTTCCCTTTGGAGCCAATCAGGAAGGCGAGAGACCGAATTGGCCACTGCGCCTCCTCCCGAGGCATGCTGGGAGCCTGGAGGACTAGCGAGGAGGAGTTGAGAGAACGGAGCGGACGCCATGGCGACCAACATCGAGCAGATTTTTAGGTCTTTCGTGGTCAGTAAATTCCGGGAAATTCAACAGGAGCTTTCCAGGTAAACGCCTCCCAGATTCTTCTGCTCCCAACGGACCGTTAGGGCCTCACCTAGCCTTCTTTGGCACCTTTCTTCGGAGACGCAGTCGTTCCTCGTCTCAGGCCCCGCTAGGGCCCCGCCTGGGCCTGGGATCCATTTTCCGGGCCCCCCCCAACCGCCCTCCCCAGCCgctcccttccttttccctcgAGGAACTTCGCCTTTTCCGAGGTAACCCAAGACTCCCTGTTTAGAACCGAGTTAAGATGCTCACCCTTCTCCCCTGTTTGGGTTCCCCCTGCCGTTTAGCTACCCGTAGGCCCGGTTGTCCGCCAGGGACGGGCCTAGTTCCTTCCTCGGCTCCTCCTCCGCCGCCGCGTATCCCCTCCCCCTCTCCGCCACCGCGGATTTTGCCGGCCGGTGCCTATGACCGGAAAGGGTCTCTAACGGCCGTTTCTTGGGTAATCTTAAATCCTCTTTATTATTGCGAGCTTCAGACCGCTTGGGGGTCTGGATCTATTAATGAGATTATTTGGGGCCTAGTGTCCTGTAGTATCTATCAGCCGTTCTAATAGTTAAATGTTTCAATTAAAAGGAACTTAAACTGATACTTGCTAGTTTGTTAAAATACTCGAGATGAAGATGGAAGGGGACTTTGAAATGGTTGCGATTAATTACAGCAAGTGAAAGTGGACTTTGTGTGTAGGTGTATTATTTTCTTGCTACCCCTGCCCCAGTTGACACGCTATTTTTGTCATTGCTGGTAGACTTTACATAATTTGCGCTTGGCTTCACAAAATTTGAAGGCGAAGAGATTGTTAAAGAAATGGTTGTTTAGTCAGGAAAATAGTATATCGTGTTCAGCGGTTGTCTCTCGGTATTTGCTTTTGCGTAAGATACTCATTTCTTTAAAGTACAGAAGTAGGAAAGAGATCTTGAAACGTAAGTGTTCCGAGTTCAagtgtttttaattgtattataaaaattGAGAGCAAGAACAGTATGTGAATTTGAAAATGGGCCGAAAACCAGTTGTAAGTGCCCAGAGTAATACGGGATTATTAGGGCAATGATGTATTATTGCTAGAATTATCACTTTTACAGAATGTGTTGTTTTTTAAGTGGAAATAGATCCACtcacattgctttttaaatttctgtgacATTGCTAGTAGTGTTTTGGATGAGAAGAGACCCGAGCTAAGAGAATATAATTTTCCTGACAAATCTCTGGATGCAATAAGTAGTAGTTTGCTTAGTTTAACAAGGTGTGTTTTTGTAGCTTTTAAAAGCTAGtctttcctttagaaaatgagtgttttattataatttagaagacatgaaaaaggagaaaaactcaCGTTATCGATATTCtcatgtcatttcattttttccccccCCAAGTATTGTGTGATATGTGATCATCTTGTTTTGTATTGATCGTTTTTCCAGCTAATACGTTGTGAACAAGTTTGTCCCTCTGAGTCTCAGTCTTTTGGACATCTTCATGGCTGCATAGAATCCCATTGTAGGAATATATCGTTGCATATTTAGGTGGTTTGAAATTTTCATTGCTTTTCAGTAAATGCGGTTAACAATTGGTAGCTTTAAGATGAAATCATTACTTCCTTGTAGATTAACTTTTAAaaccataattatttttctgattttcaaatttGTCATGATTATGTATAAATGCTTaggaaaattgtaaaataaagtgCTACAgaaagaatatctaaaaataatattagacGAAGCAGTTTATTACTAGAGGAATATGCATCTTCTCTTCAACACATAATGCATTATCAGTCTGCAAACAAGTTTTTGACTGTTTGCCATTTCAGTGagctgtttttttctcatctgctTTTATGTAAATTAGAGTAATGAGGCTGACATTTAGACAGTCAAAACAAGTTATCGAACTTCTGTTATAGATGGTGTGTAAGAATATGGCCTCTGGTTTGAGTACCAGCTTCACttcttagtagctgtgtgaccttcagcgaagtttcttcatttataaaagaataatagTGGTGATCTCAGAGttttgttaggattaaatgagttaatgtagaACAGTATGACACTagtagtcaataaatgttaattataattataattatgcaATTCATTGTATTAGAAAACCAGATGTTCCTTAATAATATTTAGGTAACTActgaattttttttggtttttgaccATTCAGACTTTTATTAGGTAGTGGAGCATAATTGtttgatgtgttttcatttaGCTAAAATTGAAGTTAAAATCAAACTGTTGCTGAAATTATTTGACTTTTCAAAATTTTGCAAATTCACacgaaaatagtaaaaattactGGGCGAATGATATGTTCTCacctatttaaaaatttctccagCCCTGTGAATGGAACATGTGTTAAACCATCTATGCTTTTACTGTTGGTATAAATGCCACTTGTTTTATGTGAGTTTTATAAACCAGAGTTCTTGATAATTGTGTAGAAATtacacaaattattttcctttttaagttcAGTGGCATTTCAGTAACAATGTAAGCCTGGACAGAGGTTACAGGTTACCCTTTTTATTCAGTGTGCCtgtggctaacttttgtgttccTTGATACTATTGGTGGTGATCGTGATTTATGCACAGATGTGGCTTTAATGTAGCCATGGTTTCTACCATAATGTTAGGCCACATGTTTTTCTTTCGATTTGTGACTGGGCTCTTATTAATTTTTCTCCCCTGAGAGAAATATGTGGGTAACCCAAAAGCCTAAAGTTAGATTTCtgagattattttgtttaaaaaagagtgTACTTAGAAACCTGTTTTAaagactttttcttaattttcatagTTCTGAAAACTTTAattgtataaaaatgaaatgtccaaaatataaGTAGATCATGTTAAGGAAGCATTATTAGTGGTGAATATCTAAAATAGGTAAAAGGTAAAACGTCTGACAGTCAGTACAACATATGATTATTGTAATTAattggattaatttttttattaatggtATGACAAAACATTAATGAATTTCGATAACTTTTCATGTCAAGTGGAAGGAATGAAGGCCAGCTGAATGGTGAAACAAATACACCCATTGAAGGAAACCAGGCAGGTGATGCAGCTGCCTCTGCCAGGAGTCTACCAAATGAAGAAATAGTGCAGAAGATAGAGGAAGTACTTTCTGGGGTCTTAGATACAGAACTACGATATAAGCCAGGTAAGTTGGAGATAATtaactgtctcaaaaattttcttttaagatttttttgaaatttgaagGTTAATATTAGTTTTTGActtcagtatttaaaatatttattaaattgaaaacttcaggctgggtgcgatggctcacgcctgtaatcccagcactttgggaggctgaggtgggtggataacctgaggtcaggagttccagaccaacctggtcaacatggagaaatcccatctccactaaaaatacaaaaattagccgggtgtggtggtgggtgcttgtaatcccaggtacttgagaagctgaggcaggagaatcgcatgaacccaggaagcgaaggttgcagtgcgctgagattgcgccattgcaatccagcctgggcgacaagaatgaaactccatctcaaaataaaaataaaaatttcagtaaatttaagcttttgtttaattaatttaatgaagactttcttgtttaaattttccATACTTCCACTGAAAAACATTGATGTACTTGTTTACTCTGCTGGtagcataaatttttatttttgacttagTTTCAGTTTATTTGATTCAGTTTCTCAGTATCAGGAATTTGAGTATGGATTTTTATTAAACAGTTGTGTAAAAACATCCATCCCACTTAAATTGCAGTGGATGGAGAGGAATCATTGCTTCAATATTTAGCGTTTTTGGAATTGATTAATTGATGTTTAGAAATGAAGGATTTAGCCACAAAAATAACAGTCATTACCTTGATTTAGTTCTGGAATCAAGTTTGTAATATGGTTGGTTTGtcctcttttttggggggaactTTAGCTGTGCTTAGATTCATGACTCTCACAGACTTTATGCTTAGATTCATGGCTCCAACAACCTTGATTGAAGTATAACTTATCTAACATTTTGTACTATGAAACAAACAATTAATAGAAAATGATAAGTTTTGCTTTGGCCTATGTCAagtgttgatttatttttttctgtagtctttttttttttttttttttttgagacggagtctcgctctaatgcccaggctggagtgcagtggcgcgatctcggctgactgcaagctccgcctcccgggttcacaccattcttctgcctcagtctcctcagtagctaggactacaggcgcccaccaccacgcccggctaattttttctattttttagtagagacggggtttcaccctgttagccagtttggtctcgatctcctgacctcatgatccacccgtcttggcctcccaaagtgctgggattacaggtgtgagccacagtgcctggcgtTTTTTCTGTAGTCTTAATGGCTCAGATTTCTGATGAGCTTTTTTTGGGATCCCTAAGATTTATCTAATTTGATATTGGCATTGGAGTAAATAAATCCCATCTGGTTGTTAAAGTTGAATACTCTCCATCTCTTTAGGGTATGTAAATTCAAATCTTCTTAAGTTGTATATTAAGGACTAAGAATTTCCTCTCTAAAATCAGccttcttttctaaaatagaaacatttaaaaagttatttattagtGGTTTTGGGGGAAAATGTTATCTCTTTAGGGTATGTAAATTATCAAACTTTCTTAAGTTATAAATTAAGGACTAAGAATTTCCTCTCTAAAAtcagtattttctaaaatagaaacatttaaaatgttatttattagtGGTTTTAGAATAGTATTGggggaaaatgttatttttattagattgTAACATAGGCATGATAAGGTAAAATTTGAGTTCTCTatgaatatttcatatttgttgTTTAGATATTTCTATACTCTGTAGAAGCAATCACTAAGCTTTGTTGAAAgcttattttgtgccaggcattgtttgaTGTACTTTGCATGTTTTAACTCACTTTATCCTCCTAACTCTAGAAGACACAAGTGTGTCAGTAATTTGGCCAAGACTGTTAACCTAGTAAGTGATGAATTGATTGAGGATTCGAAAGTGGCAGTCTGTTCCAGAGCCAGTGCCATGTTGCTTCCTGTATAAACAAGGGTTAATAATCGCAAAAATTATATTATGTggctatttttaatagaaactgtAGCAACTAATAACATGAAATATATTCAGTGAGAAAAGTAGTTTAAAAGTAATTTTGCTATAATTTGGGAGCTggaggaaataattattttaatagaatttaGTGAAACATATCTTAATGTAATTCAAAGGAAGTTTTGGtgttaaattaataatttatttttaacccaGGCATTAGTTGTGGAAAGAAGTATCAGAAAAGTAGTAGTCTCCAGGTTaactgttttttgaaaaatagtttatttggtAACTTTTAATTTAACGTGAGGTGTTaaactgtgggtttttttttttttttttgagacagagtcttgctctgttgcccaggctggagtagagtggtgtgatttcagctcgctgcaacctccacctactgggttcaagtgattctcccgcctcagcctcccaaatagctgggactacaggtgtgcgtcaccatgcccggctactttttgtatttttagtagagacggggtttcaccatgctggccaggctggttttgaactcctgacctcgtgatccacctgcctcggcctctcagagtgctaagattacaggcctgagccactgtacctggcctgtacTATGGTGTTTTAACATGGAATGTAAATATGGGTTTATATGACTTAATCTAACTCTACTTTGGGGAATGTCTgacaaaattaatttctattactTTCAGACTTGAAAGAGGCCTCCAGAAAAAGTAGATGTGTATCTGTACAAACAGATCCTACTGATGAAATTCCCActaaaaagtcaaagaagcataaaaagcacaaaaacaaaaagaagaaaaagaagaaagaaaaggaaaaaaaatacaaaagacagcCAGAAGAATCTGAGTCAAAGACGAAATCTCATCATGATGGGAACATAGATTTAGAATCTGATTCCTTTTTAAAGTTTGATTCTGAACCTTCAGCTATGGCGCTGGAGCTTCCTACAAGAGCATTTGGCCTATCTGAGACCAATGAATCCCCCACAGTTGTGCTAGAACCTCCTGTAGTATCAATGGAGGTATCAGAGCCACACATCTTAGAAACTCTGAAGCCAGCTACAAAAACTGCAGAACTGTCAGTTGCATCTACATCAGTAATCTCAGAGCAGTCAGAGCAGTCTGTGGCAGTAATGCCAGAACCATCCATGACAAAGATTCTGGATTCCTTTGCAACAGCACCAGTGCCTACTACAACAGTGGTGTTGAAGTCATCTGAGCCAGTTGTAACAATGTCAGTGGAGTATCAGATGAAGTCTGTGCTGAAATCTGTGGAGAGCACATCTCCAGAGTCATCAAAGATCATGTTGGTAGAGCCCCCAGTAGCAAAAGTGTTAGAGCCTTCAGAAACCCTTGTGGTATCATCAGAGACACCTACTGAGGTGTACCCTGAGCCAAGCACATCAACAACAATGGATTTTCCAGAGTCATCTGCAATTGAAGCGCTAAGATTGCCAGAGCAGCCTGTAGACGTACCATCGGAGATTGCAGATTCATCCATGACAAGACCGCAGGAGTTGCTGGAGCTGCCTAAGACCACAGCGTTGGAGCTGCAGGAGTCGTCGGTGGCCTCAGCGATGGAGTTGCCGGGGCCACCTGCGACCTCCATGCCGGAGTTGCAGGGGCCCCCTGTGACTCCAGTGCTGGAGTTACCTGGGCCCTCTGCTACCCCGGTGCCAGAGTTGCCAGGGCCCCTTTCTACCCCAGTGCCTGAGTTGCCAGGGCCCCCTGCGACAGCAGTGCCTGAGTTGCCAGGGCCCTCTGTGACACCAGTGCCACAGTTGTCGCAGGAATTGCCAGGGCTTCCAGCACCATCCATGGGGTTGGAGCCACCACAGGAGGTACCAGAGCCACCTGTGATGGCACAGGAGTTGCCAGGGCTGCCTTTGGTGACAGCAGCAGTAGAGTTGCCAGAGCAGCCTGCGGTAACAGTAGCAATGGAGTTGACCGAACAACCTGTGACGACGACAGAGTTGGAGCAGCCTGTGGGGATGACAACGGTGGAACATCCTGGGCATCCTGAGGTGACAACGGCAACAGGGTTGCTGGGGCAGCCTGAGGCAACGATGGTGCTGGAGTTGCCAGGACAGCCAGTGGCAACGACAGCGCTGGAGTTGCCGGGGCAGCCTTCGGTGACTGGGGTGCCGGAGTTGCCAGGGCTGCCTTCGGCAACTAGGGCACTGGAGTTGTCGGGGCAGCCTGTGGCAACTGGGGCACTAGAGTTGCCTGGGTCGCTCATGGCAGCTGGGGCACTGGAGTTCTCGGGGCAGTCTGGGGCAGCTGGAGCACTGGAGCTTTTGGGGCAGCCTCTGGCAACAGGGGTGCTGGAGTTGCCAGGGCAGCCTGGGGCGCCAGAGTTGCCTGGGCAGCCTGTGGCAACTGTGGCGCTGGAAATCTCTGTTCAGTCTGTGGTGACAACATCGGAGCTGTCAACGATGACCGTGTCGCAGTCCCTGGAGGTGCCCTCGACGACAGCGCTGGAATCCTATAATACGGTAGCACAGGAGCTGCCTACTACATTAGTGGGGGAGACTTCTGTAACAGTAGGAGTGGATCCCTTGATGGCCCCAGAATCCCATATATTAGCTTCTAACACCATGGAGACCCATATATTAGCATCCAACACCATGGACTCCCAAATGCTAGCGTCCAACACCATGGACTCCCAGATGCTAGCATCCAACACCATGGACTCCCAGATGTTAGCGTCTAGCACCATGGACTCCCAGATGTTAGCAACTAGTACCATGGACTCCCAGATGTTAGCAACTAGCTCCATGGACTCCCAGATGTTAGCAACTAGCACTATGGATTCCCAGATGTTAGCAACCAGTTCCATGGACTCCCAGATGTTAGCAACCAGCTCCATGGACTCCCAGATGTTAGCAACCAGCTCCATGGACTCCCAGATGTTAGCAACCAGCTCCATGGACTCCCAGATGTTAGCAACCAGCACCATGGATTCTCAGATGTTAGCAACCAGCACCATGGACTCCCAGATGTTAGCAACTAGCTCAATGGATTCCCAGATGTTAGCATCTGGCACTATGGACTCTCAAATGTTAGCTTCTGGCACCATGGATGCTCAGATGTTAGCGTCTGGTACCATGGATGCCCAGATGTTAGCATCTAGTACCCAAGATTCTGCTATGTTGGGTTCAAAATCTCCTGATCCCTATAGGTTAGCTCAGGATCCTTACAGGTTAGCTCAGGATCCCTATAGGTTGGGCCATGACCCCTATAGATTAGGTCATGATGCTTACAGGTTAGGACAGGACCCTTATAGATTAGGCCATGATCCCTACAGACTAACTCCTGATCCCTATAGGATGTCACCTAGACCCTATAGGATAGCACCCAGGTCCTATAGAATAGCACCCAGGCCATATAGGTTAGCACCTAGACCCCTGATGTTAGCATCTAGACGTTCTATGATGATGTCCTATGCTGCAGAACGTTCCATGATGTCATCTTACGAACGCTCTATGATGTCTTATGAGCGGTCTATGATGTCCCCTATGGCTGAACGCTCTATGATGTCAGCCTACGAGCGCTCTATGATGTCAGCCTACGAGCGCTCTATGATGTCCCCTATGGCTGAGCGCTCTATGATGTCAGCTTATGAACGCTCCATGATGTCAGCTTATGAACGCTCCATGATGTCCCCAATGGCTGATCGATCTATGATGTCCATGGGTGCCGACCGGTCTATGATGTCGTCATACTCTGCTGCTGACCGGTCTATGATGTCATCGTACTCTGCAGCTGACCGATCTATGATGTCATCTTACACTGCTGATCGTTCAATGATGTCTATGGCTGCTGATTCTTACACCGATTCTTATACTGACACATACACAGAGGCATATATGGTGCCACCTTTGCCTCCTGAAGAGCCCCCAACAATGCCACCATTGCCACCTGAGGAGCCACCAATGACACCACCATTGCCTCCTGAGGAACCACCAGAGGGTCCAGCATTGCCCACTGAGCAGTCAGCATTAACAGCTGAAAATACTTGGCCTACAGAGGTGCCATCATTACCTTCTGAAGAGTCTGTATCGCAGCCTGAGCCTCCGGTGAGTCAAAGTGAGATTTCAGAGCCTTCAGCAGTACCTACTGATTATTCAGTGTCAGCATCAGATCCCTCAGTTTTAGTGTCAGAGGCTGCTGTGACTGTTCCAGAACCACTGCCAGAGCCAGAATCTTCAATTATGTCAACACCTGTAGAGTCTGCAGTAGTAGCAGAAGAACATGAAGTTGTTCCAGAGAGACCAGTGACTTGTATGGTATCTGAAACTCCCGCAGTGTCAGCTGAACCAACTGTGTTAGCATCAGAGCCTTCTGTTATGTCAGAGACAGCAGAAACATTTGATTCCATGAGAGCCTCAGGACATGTTGCCTCAGAGGTGTCTACGTCCTTGTTGGAGCCAGCAGTAACTACTCCAGTGCTGGCAGAGAGCATGCTGGAGCCGCCAGCCATGGCTGCCCCAGAGTCTTCGGCTATGGCTGTCCTGGAGTCTTCGGCTGTGACTGTCCTGGAGTCTTCGACTGTGACAGTCCTGGAATCTTCAACTGTGACTGTCCTGGAGCCTTCGGTTGTGACTGTCCCGGAGCCTCCTGTTGTGGCTGAGCCAGACTATATTACCATTCCTGTGCCAGTTGTTTCTGTGCTGGAGCCTTCTGTGCCTGTCCTGGAACCAGCGGTGTCAGTCCTTCAATCTTCTGTGATTGTTTCAGAACCATCTGTTTCTGTCCAGGAATCTACTGTGACAGTTTCAGAGCCTGCCGTCACTGTCTCAGAGCAGACTCAAGTGATACCAACTGAGGTGGCTATAGAGTCCACACCAATGATACTGGAATCTAGTATCATGTCATCACATGTTATGAAAGGAATTAATCTATCCTCTGGTGATCAAAATCTTGCTCCAGAGATTGGCATGCAGGAGATTCCATTGCATTCAGGTGAAGAGCCACATGCTGAGGGACACCTGAAAGGTGACTCTTATGAAAGTGAACATGGTATAAATATAGACCTTAATATAAATAATCATTTACTTGCTAAAGAGATGGAACATAATACAGTGTGTGCTGCTAGTACTAGTCCTGTTGGGGAAATTGGTGAAGAGAAAATTTTGCCCACCAATGAGACTAAACAGTGCACAGTATTGGATACCTATCCTGGTTTTAGTGAAGCTGCTGCAGGAGAAACTCTATCTTCTACTGGTCCTCTTGCTCTGGAACCTGATGCAACAGGAACCAGTAAGGGTATTGAATTTATCACAGCATCTACTCTCAGTTCAGTTAATAAATATGATGTTGATGTATCTTTAACTACTCAAGATACTGAACATGACATGGTAATTTCCACCAGTCCTAGTGGTGGTAGTGAAGCTGATATTGAAGGGCCGTTGCCTGCTAAAGATATTCATCTTGATTTACCATCTAATAATAACCTTGTTAGTAAGGATACAGAAGAACCATTAACTGTAAAAGAGAGTGACCAGACATTAGCAGCTCTGCTCAGCCCTAAAGAAAGTagtggaggagaaaaagaagtacCTACCCCTCCTAAAGAGACACTGTCTGATTCAGGATTTTCTGCCAATATTGAGGATATTAATGAAGCAGATTTAGTGAGACCGTTACTTCCTAAGGACATGGAACGTCTTACAAGCCTTAGAGCTGGCATTGAAGGACCTTTACTTGCAAGTGATGTTGGACGTGACAAATCTGCTGCCAGCCCGGTTGTAAGTAGTATGCCAGAAAGAGCTTCAGAGTCTTCTTCAGAGGAAAAAGATGATTATGAAATTTTTGTAAAAGTTAAGGACACTcatgaaaaaagcaagaaaaataagaaccGTGATaagggggagaaagagaagaaaagagactcTTCATTAAGATCTCGAAGTAAGCGTTCCAAATCTTCTGAACACAAATCACGCAAGCGTACCAGTGAATCTCGTTCTAGGGCAAGGAAGAGATCATCTAAGTCCAAGTCTCATCGCTCTCAAACACGTTCACGGTCACGTTCAAGACGCAGAAGGAGGAGCAGCAGATCAAGATCAAAGTCTAGAGGAAGACGATCTGTATCAAAAGAGAAGCGTAAAAGATCTCCAAAGCACAGATCCAAGtctagggaaagaaaaagaaaaagatcaagcTCCAGGGATAACCGAAAGACAGTTAGAGCTCGAAGTCGAACCCCAAGTCGTCGGAGTCGGAGTCATACTCCAAGTCGTCGACGAAGGTCTAGATCTGTGGGTAGAAGGAGGAGCTTTAGCATTTCCCCAAGCCGCCGCAGTCGCACCCCCAGCCGCCGCAGTCGCACCCCCAGCCGCCGCAGCCGCACCCCCAGCCGCCGCAGCCGCACCCCCAGCCGCCGGAGCCGCACCCCTAGCCGTCGGAGCCGCACCCCAAGCCGCCGGAGAAGATCAAGGTCTGTGGTAAGAAGACGAAGCTTCAGTATCTCACCAGTCAGATTAAGGCGATCAAGAACACCCTTAAGAAGAAGGTTTAGCAGATCTCCCATCCGTCGTAAAAGATCCAGGTCTTCTGAACGAGGCAGATCACCCAAACGTCTGACAGATTTGGGtgagtcattttaaaatttaatgggaTGGTAGTAGAAAACGTTTTAAGCCTTAATTTTTTCTGATCTTGAGTCAAGTGAAATATTTAGTTACTGGTTTAGGataaatatttctgtctttaagttTTTATGATTAAATGGTACTGTATTTAGGAAATACTGGGATCAGTGTATTATAATTAGAGTTAA
Proteins encoded in this region:
- the SON gene encoding protein SON isoform X4 translates to MATNIEQIFRSFVVSKFREIQQELSSGRNEGQLNGETNTPIEGNQAGDAAASARSLPNEEIVQKIEEVLSGVLDTELRYKPDLKEASRKSRCVSVQTDPTDEIPTKKSKKHKKHKNKKKKKKKEKEKKYKRQPEESESKTKSHHDGNIDLESDSFLKFDSEPSAMALELPTRAFGLSETNESPTVVLEPPVVSMEVSEPHILETLKPATKTAELSVASTSVISEQSEQSVAVMPEPSMTKILDSFATAPVPTTTVVLKSSEPVVTMSVEYQMKSVLKSVESTSPESSKIMLVEPPVAKVLEPSETLVVSSETPTEVYPEPSTSTTMDFPESSAIEALRLPEQPVDVPSEIADSSMTRPQELLELPKTTALELQESSVASAMELPGPPATSMPELQGPPVTPVLELPGPSATPVPELPGPLSTPVPELPGPPATAVPELPGPSVTPVPQLSQELPGLPAPSMGLEPPQEVPEPPVMAQELPGLPLVTAAVELPEQPAVTVAMELTEQPVTTTELEQPVGMTTVEHPGHPEVTTATGLLGQPEATMVLELPGQPVATTALELPGQPSVTGVPELPGLPSATRALELSGQPVATGALELPGSLMAAGALEFSGQSGAAGALELLGQPLATGVLELPGQPGAPELPGQPVATVALEISVQSVVTTSELSTMTVSQSLEVPSTTALESYNTVAQELPTTLVGETSVTVGVDPLMAPESHILASNTMETHILASNTMDSQMLASNTMDSQMLASNTMDSQMLASSTMDSQMLATSTMDSQMLATSSMDSQMLATSTMDSQMLATSSMDSQMLATSSMDSQMLATSSMDSQMLATSSMDSQMLATSTMDSQMLATSTMDSQMLATSSMDSQMLASGTMDSQMLASGTMDAQMLASGTMDAQMLASSTQDSAMLGSKSPDPYRLAQDPYRLAQDPYRLGHDPYRLGHDAYRLGQDPYRLGHDPYRLTPDPYRMSPRPYRIAPRSYRIAPRPYRLAPRPLMLASRRSMMMSYAAERSMMSSYERSMMSYERSMMSPMAERSMMSAYERSMMSAYERSMMSPMAERSMMSAYERSMMSAYERSMMSPMADRSMMSMGADRSMMSSYSAADRSMMSSYSAADRSMMSSYTADRSMMSMAADSYTDSYTDTYTEAYMVPPLPPEEPPTMPPLPPEEPPMTPPLPPEEPPEGPALPTEQSALTAENTWPTEVPSLPSEESVSQPEPPVSQSEISEPSAVPTDYSVSASDPSVLVSEAAVTVPEPLPEPESSIMSTPVESAVVAEEHEVVPERPVTCMVSETPAVSAEPTVLASEPSVMSETAETFDSMRASGHVASEVSTSLLEPAVTTPVLAESMLEPPAMAAPESSAMAVLESSAVTVLESSTVTVLESSTVTVLEPSVVTVPEPPVVAEPDYITIPVPVVSVLEPSVPVLEPAVSVLQSSVIVSEPSVSVQESTVTVSEPAVTVSEQTQVIPTEVAIESTPMILESSIMSSHVMKGINLSSGDQNLAPEIGMQEIPLHSGEEPHAEGHLKGDSYESEHGINIDLNINNHLLAKEMEHNTVCAASTSPVGEIGEEKILPTNETKQCTVLDTYPGFSEAAAGETLSSTGPLALEPDATGTSKGIEFITASTLSSVNKYDVDVSLTTQDTEHDMVISTSPSGGSEADIEGPLPAKDIHLDLPSNNNLVSKDTEEPLTVKESDQTLAALLSPKESSGGEKEVPTPPKETLSDSGFSANIEDINEADLVRPLLPKDMERLTSLRAGIEGPLLASDVGRDKSAASPVVSSMPERASESSSEEKDDYEIFVKVKDTHEKSKKNKNRDKGEKEKKRDSSLRSRSKRSKSSEHKSRKRTSESRSRARKRSSKSKSHRSQTRSRSRSRRRRRSSRSRSKSRGRRSVSKEKRKRSPKHRSKSRERKRKRSSSRDNRKTVRARSRTPSRRSRSHTPSRRRRSRSVGRRRSFSISPSRRSRTPSRRSRTPSRRSRTPSRRSRTPSRRSRTPSRRSRTPSRRRRSRSVVRRRSFSISPVRLRRSRTPLRRRFSRSPIRRKRSRSSERGRSPKRLTDLDKAQLLEIAKANAAAMCAKAGVPLPPNLKPAPPPTIEEKVAKKSGGATIEELTEF